The following are encoded in a window of Ricinus communis isolate WT05 ecotype wild-type chromosome 4, ASM1957865v1, whole genome shotgun sequence genomic DNA:
- the LOC8285380 gene encoding uncharacterized protein LOC8285380 — translation MSLRIKAVVDKFVEELKEALDADIQDRIMKEREMQSYIEEREREVAEREAAWKAELSRREAEIARQEARLKMEKENLEKEKSVLMGTASNQDNQDGALEITVSGEKYRCLRFAKAKK, via the exons ATGTCATTAAGAATAAAAGCAGTGGTAGACAAGTTCGTGGAAGAACTGAAGGAAGCACTAGATGCTGATATTCAAGACAGGATAATGAAGGAGAGAGAGATGCAAAGTTATATTGAAGAGCGTGAACGCGAAGTTGCTGAGCGTGAAGCTGCTTGGAAGGCTGAGCTCTCTCGTCGTGAG GCAGAGATTGCTCGCCAAGAAGCGAGGCTGaagatggaaaaagaaaatcttgagaaagagaaaagtgTTCTAATGGGAACAGCATCAAATCAAGATAATCAAGATGGAGCTTTAGAAATCACTGTAAGTGGTGAAAAGTATAGATGCCTGAGGTTTGCAAAGGCAAAGAAATAA